One window from the genome of Sesamum indicum cultivar Zhongzhi No. 13 linkage group LG15, S_indicum_v1.0, whole genome shotgun sequence encodes:
- the LOC105178151 gene encoding ribonuclease H2 subunit B (The sequence of the model RefSeq protein was modified relative to this genomic sequence to represent the inferred CDS: added 41 bases not found in genome assembly), translated as MAWREGANETRVLIAQDLSTLGKHLGKFLSLRHPRTGNTTCYLYSDGGLQELHWLNQSYGSWFLGDYVCEDGRLYTATPVDPVFILLPIFEEARMKKGNDPGKFRQLDEIIYIHGYPGYQSLSSIAEKTMQVVCDLKEVGSTKFFRLNDLKVLKWLCYKVHQLKQTLPTLDNNYAAQDEKDSLFDAVSIVGEYLKDEPWVNLLCNKLKLNLQDWTKAEDTETLPPSTGSGPASFNPVKENNGIDRKVVRSTRQAKKARVEKDIQNIKEMFSRVTRKKG; from the exons ATGGCTTGGCGGGAAGGCGCTAATGAAACTCGCGTACTCATTGCACAAG ATCTTTCGACTCTGGGGAAGCATTTGggtaaatttttatcactTCGGCATCCAAGAACGG GAAATACAACGTGCTACCTCTATAGCGATGGAGGTCTTCAAGAACTTCACTGGTTGAATCAATCTTATGGGTCCTGGTTTCTTGGGGATTATGTTTGTGAAG ATGGTCGCTTGTATACTGCCACTCCAGTTGATCCTGTTTTCATTCTTTTGCCTATCTTTGAGGAAGCTCGAATGAAG AAAGGAAATGATCCAGGGAAGTTTAGACAACTTGATgagattatttatattcatggGTATCCAGGATATCAATCTCTGTCGTCCATTGCGGAGAAGACTATGCAAGTCGTTTGTGATCTTAAAG AAGTTGGGTCAACCAAGTTTTTCAGGCTCAATGACTTGAAGGTACTGAAGTGGTTATGCTATAAG GTACATCAATTGAAGCAGACACTACCAACTTTGGATAATAATTACGCTGCTCAAGATGAGAAAGATTCAT TATTTGATGCAGTGTCAATAGTGGGAGAATACTTGAAGGACGAACCATGGGTGAACCTCCTGTGCAACAAATTAAA ATTAAACTTACAAGACTGGACGAAAGCAGAAGATACTGAAACACTTCCACCTTCCACAGGAAGTGGTCCTGCATCATTTAATCCTGTAAAG GAGAATAATGGGATAGACAGGAAAGTTGTCCGGAGCACAAGACAAGCTAAGAAGGCCAGAGTAGAGA AGAAAGAAAGGATAA
- the LOC105178390 gene encoding WEB family protein At3g51220, protein MQGEEGLVVRGRVEIDTRQPFRSVREAVMLFGEKILAGEVYGNKLKEMQSKASNGQSQPSKIGAVTAELEETKQSLQKAKEEGSLMAHCLTSLRQELEQTKRELHQLKAKKTNIAPHFDIDEEPEIEELKFVENTSNVEITVGTPGNDEDGLEFEKKRSVKFASPPLLTKVIVSKDSSTAEDGQRAPLKSKKKMKKNPLVPLIGGLFLKKIKGRKESESCN, encoded by the exons ATGCAAGGGGAAGAAGGTCTGGTGGTGAGGGGCCGAGTGGAGATCGACACACGACAACCGTTTCGCTCCGTGAGAGAAGCCGTTATGTTGTTTGGCGAAAAAATACTAGCTGGAGAAGTCTATGGCAACAAGCTCAAAGAG ATGCAAAGCAAAGCAAGTAATGGGCAGAGCCAGCCCTCCAAGATAGGAGCAGTAACGGCAGAGCTCGAAGAGACGAAGCAAAGCCTACAAAAAGCTAAAGAAGAAGGCAGTCTCATGGCTCACTGCCTAACTTCCCTAAGGCAAGAACTTGAACAGACAAAAAGGGAGCTGCATCAACTCAAGGCCAAGAAAACCAACATAGCACCCCattttgatattgatgaaGAACCAGAGATTGAAGAGCTAAAGTTTGTGGAAAACACGAGCAATGTGGAGATCACGGTGGGCACCCCAGGGAACGACGAAGATGGATTGGAGTTTGAGAAGAAAAGATCGGTCAAGTTCGCGAGTCCTCCATTGTTAACAAAAGTGATAGTCAGCAAGGACAGCAGCACGGCTGAAGACGGCCAACGAGCGCCTTTGAAGTCgaaaaagaagatgaagaagaaccCTTTGGTTCCATTGATTGGAGGGTTGTTCTTGAAGAAGATTAAGGGGCGCAAAGAGTCTGAATCTTGCAACTGA